Genomic segment of Mycolicibacterium sarraceniae:
GACGGATACCGCAAGCGCGAACTGTGGCTGCACCTGGGCTGGCAGGACATCAAGCAGAAGTACCGTCGCTCGGTGCTCGGCCCGTTCTGGATCACGATCGCCACTGGAACGACCGCCGTCGCGATGGGCGCGCTGTACTCGCAGCTGTTTCACCTCGAGCTGTCCGAGCATCTGCCCTATGTGACGCTGGGACTGATCATCTGGAACATGATCAACGCCGCGATCCTCGAGGGCTCCGACGTGTTCATCGCCAACGAGGGTTTGATCAAACAGCTGCCGACGCCGTTGAGCGTGCACGTGTATCGGCTGGTGTGGCGGCAGATGATTCTGTTCGCGCACAACATCGTCATCTACGTGGTGATCGCGATCATCTTTCCGAAGCACTGGACGTGGCCCGACCTGGCGGCGATCCCGGCGTTGCTGTTGATCATGCTGAACTGCGTGTGGGTGTCGTTCTGCTTCGGCATCCTGGCCACCCGCTACCGCGATATCGGTCCGCTGCTGTTCTCGATCGTGCAGCTGTTGTTCTTCATGACGCCGATCATCTGGAACGACAACACACTTCAGCAGCAGGGCGCCGGACAGTGGGCGAAGATCATCGAGCTCAACCCGCTGCTGCACTATCTCGACATCCTGCGGGCTCCCCTGCTGGGCGCCGACCAACACTGGCGACACTGGGCCGTCGTGATAGCGCTGACCGTGATCGGCTGGGTGGTCGCGGCATTCGCGCTGCGGCAATATCGCGCGCGCGTGCCGTACTGGGTCTAGCCGCGGGTGGCCGCGGGCTCCGCACTATTCGCCGCGTCGCTGGCCGAGGACGGACCGCCACCCGACCGCTTCCTGGTCGGGCTCGGTCGACATAGCGCGTAGACCGAACCGTCACCGATGTCCTGAGACATCACAACATCAATTGTCAGACCCTGGTGGCATACTCGCACACATGTTCGATGCCAGGTTGGGGGATATGAGCGATGCGGCGGCGGTGGATGCCATCGTCGACGAAGCCCGACTGGAAGCTCAAGCTGCGGCGCGACGGTTGGCGAGGATCGCCGGATTGGTGGCGCAGCGGTGTTCCGATGATGAGCGAGCGCATTGGGCCTGCGATGCGTGGGACGCCCTCGCCGCCGAGCTGTCAGCCGCACTGGCGGTGACCCACGGCCGGGCATCGGCGGAGATGACGCTGGCGATGTCGCTGCGCCATCGGTTCCCCCGGGTGGGCGCCCTGTTCCTGGCTGGAGAGCTCAGTTATCGGGTGTGCGAGGCGATCGTGGATCGCACCTACCTAGTACAAGACCGAGGCATCATCGCGATCCTGGATCGGGCAATCGCTGAGGACGCCGTGGCGTGGGGTCCGATGTCCAAGCTGAAACTGCAGCGGGCGATCGACTACTGGGTGGATCGTTACGACCCCGGTGCCGTGCGCCGCACCCGCGCTTGGGTGCGGGATCGCGATATCGTCGTCGATACGCGCCATGCCCATGACGGGGTCGTCGAGATCCGGGGATCAGTCCAGCAGACTGACGGTGTCGTGATCGAACGCCGGTTGACGCAGATGGCGCACGCCGTGTGTGAGGACGATCCCCGAACGATCGGGCAGCGCCGCGCCGATGCGATGGGGGCGATCGCCGCCGGCTCGGATCATCTGGCCTGCCTGTGCGGCAACCGCGACTGCCCCGCCGCCGAACCCGACGGGCGCGCGGCCAGTGTGGTCGTGCACGTGGTGGCCGACGCGGATGTCCTTGACGCCCAATCTGATCCAGCCATGCACGGCGAAGAGCCCGCGGCAGGTGGGGTGCTGACCGGCAATCGCGGAATCGTGCCCGCGCCGCTGTTGGCCGAACTCATCCGCTCTGGCGCGAAAGTCCGCCGCCTGCGCCGCCCGAGTGACGATCCCGAACCGCAGTATCGGCCCTCAACAGCGTTGGATGAGTTCGTCAGGATGCGGGACATGACCTGCCGCTACCCGCACTGCGATATGCCCGCCGAGTATTGCGATGTCGACCACACCATCCCCTGGCCGTGGGGACCCACCCACGCTTCAAACCTGGCGTGCAAATGCCGAAAACACCACCTGCTCAAGACCTTCTGGGCCGGCTGGGATGATCAACAAGACCCCGATGGCACGATCACGTGGACCTCACCAGGTGGCAGAATCTATCGCACTCAACCCGGAAGCCGCCTGCTCATCCCGCGCTGGAACGTCACCACCGCAACACTGCCCGCACCAGTCGGCGAACCCCCGCCCACCATCGGGCTCATGATGCCCACCCGACGAAAAACCCGCGCCGCCCAACGCGCCTACCGCATCGCCGCCGAACGCAACCGCCCACCACCGTTCTAACTGGGGTATGCCCCGTGCTCGGGCTCCGGCCCGAAGACAAACCGCCTGCCGGACATATCGTTCGGAGTGATGCGCACGAAGCGCAGCTTCTCGGTCGCGATCCACGGTAAGAGCTGTGCCCGGTCCGCTTCGTGGATCTCATCGGCTGCGGTCAGCACCTGCGCAGTCCCGCGAATGACGACACTCCAACCCTCGACCACGTTGTGATCGTCGACTTCGAAAAGCACCTTGTCATTCATCACGGTGCCGAAAAGCTTTGTGCCTTCGGCAGTCCGGAAAAGCACCGTGTGCCCCTGAGTCACGAAGTTGACCGGGAAGATCTCCAGCTCACCGCCGACGTTCGTCACCAGCCGGCCCAGCGCGACGCTCTTCAGCAGCTCCCAGCTCTCATCCTCGCTGAGTACCGTGATCGGGTCGTGTTCGCCTGTCATACGCGGATTATCCCTCGGCAACTACTACGCGCATAGGGTCCAACGGCCTTCCGGACGAGGCCGTTCAGTCCGTCAGCGTGGCCAACTCGGCACGCAGATTGCCTTGCGCCAGCGGTTCCCATTCGCGGCGCGCGTACTCGGTGCGAAACACACCAGGCCCGCCGAGCAGGGCCACCAGGACCTGCACGCGTCCGCGGCGAAACACATCGTCGGGCACGTGCTGGTACTCAGCGCGGATGGCCGCGGTGTTGCGCTCGTAGTGTTCCCTGGAAACGGCGAGGGCCGCCAGGTCCGCATCGGAGAGAACCTCGCCGTTGTGGTCGCCGGGCGCGGGGTCATGCGTAATGGTCAACCGCACCAGGCGCGCGACTTCGTCGACCAGTTGGGGTGCCAACCCCAGCCGCGACAGGTCCTGCTCGGCGCGGCGGGCGCTGCGCTCCTCGTCGTCGGGCAGCCCGGCGTACACCGCATCGTGGTACCAGGCGGCGAGGCGGACAGCGTCGGGATCGTCGGCGAATTCCGCCAGCTCCTCCACGTGGCTGAGAATGCCGCGCAGGTGCTCGACGGAGTGGTAGCGGCGGTGCGGTTCGGTCCAGGAGGCGACCAGGTCGCGTCCGACCGCGGCTACCGCCGGGTTGTCGATGTGCCGGGACAGCAGCGTCGCCCAGGCGTCAACCAGATCCTGCACATGACCATGGTGCACCGCCCCGCCGGCAAGAGCGAAGCGGCCTGGGTAAGTAAGCTTCCGGCGTGTCCGAAGTAGCCCCGTCGACGCCCCTGAGCCTCAAGACCCAGGTGGTGCGCTTCATCCTTACCGGCGGGCTGTCGGCGTGCGTGGATTTCGGGCTCTACGTGCTGTTTCTCAAGCTCGGGCTGCAGGTCAATGTGGCCAAAACGCTCAGCTTCATCGCCGGCACCACCACCGCCTATCTGATCAACCGGCGGTGGACGTTCCAGGCGCCGCCCAGTACGGCCCGGTTCATCGCCGTGATCGCCCTTTATGCGCTGACCTACGCGGTCCAGGTCGGCATCAATTACCTGTTCTACGTCAAGTTCGCCGGCCAGCCGTGGCAGGTCCCGGTGGCCTTCGTGATCGCGCAGGGCACCGCCACCGTCATCAACTTTGTAGTCCAGCGAGCAGTGATATTCCGGTTGAAGTAGTCCCGCCGGGTAACCTTTGGCACTGACATGGCTACCGAACTCCCCCTGACACAGCGTTCCCTCACCGGGTTCGGCCGGACCGCGCCGAGCGTGGCGCATGTCCTGTCGACCCCCGATGTGGAGGTGATCGCGGCCGCGGTCCGGCAGGTCGCCGACGCCGATTCCTCCAGCCCGTCCTACCTGCGCCGGGGCATCGTGGCGCGCGGGCTCGGCCGCTCCTACGGAGATCAAGCCGGCAACGGCGGCGGCATCGTCGTCGAGATGACGCGGCTGAACCGCATCCACTCCCTCTCCGCCGACACCGCCGTGGCCGACGTGGACGCCGGGGTGAGCCTGGACCAGCTGATGAAGGCCGCCCTTCCGTTCGGTCTGTGGGTCCCGGTTCTCCCGGGCACCCGGCAGGTGACCGTCGGTGGTGCCATCGGATCCGATATCCACGGCAAGAACCACCACAGCGCGGGCAGCTTCGGCAACCACGTGCTGTCGCTGGACTTGCTGATGGCCGACGGAGAAATCCGCACGCTGACGCCGGACGGCCCCGACAGCGAACTGTTCTGGGCCACCGTTGGCGGAAACGGCTTGACCGGCATCGTGATCCGGGCCCGCATCGCGATGACCCGCACCGAGACGGCCTACTTCATCGCCGACGGTATCGCCACCGCTGACCTGGACGAGACCATCGCGGTCCATCTGGACGGCAGCGAGGACAAGTACACCTATTCCAGCGCCTGGTTCGACCTGATCAATCCGCCGCCCAAGCTGGGACGCGCTGCGGTCAGCCGGGGCAGCCTGGCCAAACTCGATCAGCTGCCCAAGAAACTGGCCAAGGACCCGCTGAAATTCGATGCGCCGCAGCTACTGACGGTGCCCGACGTATTCCCGATCAGCGCCATGAACAAGCTGTCGTTCAGTGCCATCGGTGAGGTGTATTACCGCCTCGGCGGTACCTACCAGGGCAAGATCATGAACTTGTCGCAGTTTTACCACCTGCTCGACCTGGTCAGCGGTTGGAACAATGCTTATGGCCCAGCGGGTTTCGCCCAACACCAGTTCCTCGTGCCGCCCAATGCCCTGGACGAGTTCAAGGACATCATTCGGTGGATTCAGACCAGCGGGCACTACTCGGCGCTCAACGTCTTCAAACTGTTCGGCCCAGGTAACAAGGCTCCGCTGAGCTTCCCCATGGCCGGCTGGAACGTCGCGATGGACTTCCCGATGAAGCCCGGCGCCAATGAGTTCCTCAATGAACTCGACAAGCGGGCAATGGAATTCGGCGGTCGCGTCTACACCGCCAAGGACTCCCGGGTAAGCGCCGAGAGTTTCCACAGAATGTATCCGCGGATCGATGAATGGATTGCGGTGCGCCGCAAGGCCGATCCCCATGGCGTGTTTGCCTCCGATATGGCCCGCCGGCTCGAACTGCTGTAGAAAGGCATCCCCAACACCCATGATCGACGCCACCGGCAATCCGCAAACCATCCTGCTCTTGGGCGGCACCTCCGAGATCGGCCTGGCCATCGTCGAGCGCTATCTGCGCAACGCCAAAGCTCGGGTCATCCTGGCTGACCTGCCGAACGCGCCCAAGCGCGACCTCGCGATCACCCAACTGGAGGCTGTCGGCGCCAAGTCGGTTGAATACCTCGATTTCGACGCCCTCGACACCGCGAGCCACCCAGCCGTCATCGAATCCGCCTGGGCCAATGGCGATGTCGACGTGGCGATCGTCGCATTCGGCATCCTCGGCGATGCCGAAGAGCTGTGGCAGAACCAGGCCAAGGCGGTACTGAGCGCCCAGATCAACTACACCGCCGCCGTCTCGGTCGGCGTGCTGATCGGCGAGAAGATGCGCGCCCAGGGCTTCGGGCAGATCATCGCGATGTCATCGGTGGCCGGCGAACGAGTACGGCGCAATAACTTCGTCTACGGCTCCACCAAGGCCGGCTTGGACGGCTTCTACCTGGGACTCGGAGAAGCGCTGCGCGAGTTTGGCGTTCACGTGCTCGTGATCCGG
This window contains:
- a CDS encoding HD domain-containing protein; translation: MQDLVDAWATLLSRHIDNPAVAAVGRDLVASWTEPHRRYHSVEHLRGILSHVEELAEFADDPDAVRLAAWYHDAVYAGLPDDEERSARRAEQDLSRLGLAPQLVDEVARLVRLTITHDPAPGDHNGEVLSDADLAALAVSREHYERNTAAIRAEYQHVPDDVFRRGRVQVLVALLGGPGVFRTEYARREWEPLAQGNLRAELATLTD
- a CDS encoding FAD-binding oxidoreductase: MATELPLTQRSLTGFGRTAPSVAHVLSTPDVEVIAAAVRQVADADSSSPSYLRRGIVARGLGRSYGDQAGNGGGIVVEMTRLNRIHSLSADTAVADVDAGVSLDQLMKAALPFGLWVPVLPGTRQVTVGGAIGSDIHGKNHHSAGSFGNHVLSLDLLMADGEIRTLTPDGPDSELFWATVGGNGLTGIVIRARIAMTRTETAYFIADGIATADLDETIAVHLDGSEDKYTYSSAWFDLINPPPKLGRAAVSRGSLAKLDQLPKKLAKDPLKFDAPQLLTVPDVFPISAMNKLSFSAIGEVYYRLGGTYQGKIMNLSQFYHLLDLVSGWNNAYGPAGFAQHQFLVPPNALDEFKDIIRWIQTSGHYSALNVFKLFGPGNKAPLSFPMAGWNVAMDFPMKPGANEFLNELDKRAMEFGGRVYTAKDSRVSAESFHRMYPRIDEWIAVRRKADPHGVFASDMARRLELL
- a CDS encoding HNH endonuclease signature motif containing protein, which codes for MFDARLGDMSDAAAVDAIVDEARLEAQAAARRLARIAGLVAQRCSDDERAHWACDAWDALAAELSAALAVTHGRASAEMTLAMSLRHRFPRVGALFLAGELSYRVCEAIVDRTYLVQDRGIIAILDRAIAEDAVAWGPMSKLKLQRAIDYWVDRYDPGAVRRTRAWVRDRDIVVDTRHAHDGVVEIRGSVQQTDGVVIERRLTQMAHAVCEDDPRTIGQRRADAMGAIAAGSDHLACLCGNRDCPAAEPDGRAASVVVHVVADADVLDAQSDPAMHGEEPAAGGVLTGNRGIVPAPLLAELIRSGAKVRRLRRPSDDPEPQYRPSTALDEFVRMRDMTCRYPHCDMPAEYCDVDHTIPWPWGPTHASNLACKCRKHHLLKTFWAGWDDQQDPDGTITWTSPGGRIYRTQPGSRLLIPRWNVTTATLPAPVGEPPPTIGLMMPTRRKTRAAQRAYRIAAERNRPPPF
- the wzm gene encoding galactan export ABC transporter permease subunit Wzm/RfbD; protein product: MTFIDAAAQSKTFRRAWGDLADGYRKRELWLHLGWQDIKQKYRRSVLGPFWITIATGTTAVAMGALYSQLFHLELSEHLPYVTLGLIIWNMINAAILEGSDVFIANEGLIKQLPTPLSVHVYRLVWRQMILFAHNIVIYVVIAIIFPKHWTWPDLAAIPALLLIMLNCVWVSFCFGILATRYRDIGPLLFSIVQLLFFMTPIIWNDNTLQQQGAGQWAKIIELNPLLHYLDILRAPLLGADQHWRHWAVVIALTVIGWVVAAFALRQYRARVPYWV
- a CDS encoding GtrA family protein; this encodes MSEVAPSTPLSLKTQVVRFILTGGLSACVDFGLYVLFLKLGLQVNVAKTLSFIAGTTTAYLINRRWTFQAPPSTARFIAVIALYALTYAVQVGINYLFYVKFAGQPWQVPVAFVIAQGTATVINFVVQRAVIFRLK
- a CDS encoding pyridoxamine 5'-phosphate oxidase family protein, whose product is MTGEHDPITVLSEDESWELLKSVALGRLVTNVGGELEIFPVNFVTQGHTVLFRTAEGTKLFGTVMNDKVLFEVDDHNVVEGWSVVIRGTAQVLTAADEIHEADRAQLLPWIATEKLRFVRITPNDMSGRRFVFGPEPEHGAYPS
- a CDS encoding decaprenylphospho-beta-D-erythro-pentofuranosid-2-ulose 2-reductase, with the translated sequence MIDATGNPQTILLLGGTSEIGLAIVERYLRNAKARVILADLPNAPKRDLAITQLEAVGAKSVEYLDFDALDTASHPAVIESAWANGDVDVAIVAFGILGDAEELWQNQAKAVLSAQINYTAAVSVGVLIGEKMRAQGFGQIIAMSSVAGERVRRNNFVYGSTKAGLDGFYLGLGEALREFGVHVLVIRPGQVRTTTTLDHWKATGAKEAPFTVNADEVAELAVASAAKGKDLVWAPGQVRVLMSVLRHIPRPIFRKLPI